The window TTCTGTGGTAGAGATGAGGTTGATAAACAACCATCAATTATAACCCCAAAAGAACTAGATTCAAGTCCTTATTATTGCCCTGATGTAGACTCACAAGAACCCCATATTCGGGTCCTTAAATCTTGATTGTCCTTGCTCTTGCCCCGGTGGTAAACTTACAAGAGTTTCAAGGTCAAAGGTTCAGAGTacgccataggtggtgaaatcccattgtgGGTAGAGCTGGTGGGTAGGGTTTGAGATATTTAGAAAttagggtgtttttttttttttttaatatatatatatatatatatatatatatatatatatgttgtttatatatatacGTGAACCGGAGTTGAGttaggttttggatcaagttactaggtaactcggtttgagttcagattgggccaagcctactcggttcggactgaCTTACCCATTTGGTTCGGGTCTAGTCAGGTCTGAACGAGTCAGACGAGTCAAGTCAGCCGAGTGGAGGcatcccgtgcccagctctaattatGGGCATATATATTTACCATGCCTGGCAACAAGttcaatgggcccaccatcatgcgaGTAACACCCGACTCCATCCACCATttgtgccagctcatgttaggaagTGAACTTAAAGTTCAGGctgatctagaattcaagtggactgcaccatttCATAAGGCTAGTCCCATTGccatgaaggtaaaaaacaaatatcagccggAGCCAATACTTGGGTGTGCCTCAGAAAGGTTTTAGCCGTAGGTGCCCCCATCCCTACtccctacttgagttttgggttggcctttttaaaaaaaattaaaaaatcacttCTTAGTATGTCCTGGTGCAAAGGATGGACAGAACGGATGCCcccacacacattacagtgggccccacagggtttattattattatttttattttttgggggaGGAGATTCACGTCGCCACGCCAATGGACAGGTGGGAAGCTATTGGAATTTGGAACACAATTTCCCCTTTGCCAAATAATTCTATGGATAATCTTATCGGATTGTGATGGAAAGTGGTCCCCACTTCGTTTGACGTTTCAGAGAAACTGGGGATTGAATTGGGCCCATTTATGATAACCACCTGATCTTGCTCTGATGTTGACAAGATCAACCATATTCCTAATTGGtttagatactctggcagagtgtgatggatgatacataggcacttggaaattacttGCAGATTCCATACTTAGCATAcaactaattcaaattaaaccgtccaaactaTTGGTTCCAAGTTAGATGCGTCATTTGCCGAAAGAAAccgttatttgattatctgaccatcagattgctggacatctattggacggttaaaaatgaaaattttccaatgGTCCTGTTTAAATGTCCGCGAACAAAAGGTCAGGATTGTTCAAGCAAtcgattttgggactgtgacttagcAATGGTGGGTTCACGGCTTACTCGGTTTaagtttaacttgagttaatgtatgccacgtggacaatttctgagtgcctgcgtgtCAAGCGTCATACGCTGCTGAGTATCATCAACAACTCTTGTTTTATATTAAGGAGGTGGTGCgatcgagtgggccccacctagcatcactTTCAAAATTTAATAGGAGGGTGATGATGTTCATCCATAGCAGAGTATCTCATCATTGTGACTGTGGTGGTGCAGCAGGCAACccaggaccgtccatcaggttggcctAGGGCACGAGAATAACATCAGGTGGACAATCTTAGCCATCTAATTAGTGGGTTTTTCACTGGGACCCACCAAACAGTTTGGGATCTTCTTTTTTCGTCTATCATTTGCAGTACTATAAGATAGTGGATTCAGCCTGACCGTCCGTCAATCTTTCGGCTTTTTTAATGTTGAATTCTAACCGTCTAGTTGGCAGGCCACCATCCAAAGTATTAGGATCGTAGAATCTAGGAAGTTTTTGTGGCATCCTTAGTCCCCATTTGGGCCCACTAGAACAACGGTTGGATCCCCTAACGGCGGCCCACTACGTGCATGGAATTAGGAGCCAGCgtttccgtgtatatatatatatatatatcctgcgcacctacgcacgtgcgcacctttgcacacgtgccatgggtgtctaatctgaacggtccatgtgatgcggaatccaaTAAAACCTTATGTGACAagttttcaccccgatctaatattttggtgggccataaaaaagagaaatgcaaatcaagggagaaaatgttttcatttttcatggcccatcaaagctttagatcaaagtaaaacttgggcccaggGGATTTCAGGAGGTGtttcttcacatgaacggttcagattttggatccacatcacgtatgatgggttctcaaaaaagttcgtatgcagtacgtacgaactggttcgcaggtgatcgtttccgtatatatatatatatttgtatgtgTGCGGTGTAAGTCGGAGAATTTAGAAAGATACAAAGGATAAGTTGGGAATTACATATCAGGGTCTTAAGCAATTTATCCAACTTCACTTAGATGCCCCGACGGAGTACGATGTTTCATACGCATGCTCTCCGACATTCTACGTATTACATACACTGAAAATCAAACGCAACCACCCAAGTTGTGGGCCCTGCTTTCAATGCGTCATAAACCAAAATACAAACTGAAGTGATGTCCAAAGTGGGCAGTCGTTTGGAATGAAATAGTAGATGGTCTGGATTCAACAAAAAGTTGTCTGGTAATCAGAAGTTAAGAATGTTGAATAAAtctactagtggaccccactatccaGACAGTATAGATTGAGCTATACATATGCTACTCGAACAAATTTTTTGAATGCATGCGTATAAACCCGTTCCATTACCGGAGTATCAAGTAACTCTCCGGAAATCCTTCGAGTGCCGTCCAGTCTCTTTCATCCGTTATCGGATCTGCATCCAAATCAAGGGCGCGCGATTTGGCTGGTACCCCggaaccagcgatgtgggtgaTACCCTGATCGTGGGGCCTGCATCGATGTAtggttgtatatctacgccgtccatccgtttttacaacccattttaaggaatgatcccaaaaataaactaggtaaaaatctcaggtggaccacaccacaggaaacagtggtagatggctattaaaaacattttgtaggccacaaaatttttggatcaagctgatatttgttctttaccttcatccagatctttgtgacctttttaacaggttggatggaaaataaacattacagtggaccctaggaagtttttaatggtgggcgttcaatgaccattgtttcccatagtgtggtccacctgatatttttatctgcttcatttctagGATCACACCATAAACTGagttctcaaaacggatggacgggtagatatacaacgtacacatcgaggtgggccccactgtcggTGCACCAAGCACGTTGCTGGCTCCGGGGTAACCAACTAAGTCGCGCCCCAGATCAAGGTGACctgtcctgatgcatcaggaccgAATATCCTCACGGTTTCCTTTGaagaatcctaacctttgattcgtggacacttgtttgttggaaCGGGACCCTTGGGTATCTTTCATTTTTAATCGTCCACCAATCCGATACTCAGATAATCACGTGACCGTAATTTGAATTAGTTTCCGAGTATACAATTTCAAGtgcttgcgtatcatccatcacactccgtCAGAGTATCAAATTTTGTTCATTTGGATAAGTATGATCCATCTACAGCGGGTCCCACTATTTGGGCGGTCCAGACTCGAGCTAGATCCCACATGTAATTGGGATAGCTAAGCTGCTGTACGCAATCTGGGAGTATTTTAAGGTGATGTCCGAAATACCAATGGCCCAGATTATctattcgtgggccccacttgtccaaGATGAAAACTCGCGTATGCTGCGTAAAGACTCGGGTTGTGTATCATATAATTACTCCTCTCTTCTCATCCTCCAACCTCTCATTGAACTCTCTCCGCCATTTCTGCTTTCGTTTCTCTCTGCTCGAAAGAAATGCTTCTGTTCTTGTACCATCCAACGGCTCACATTCAATCGCCgttccagtgggccccaaaacaaccTTCTTTGACCAAAACCATCTTCCCTTCTTTGGAGAATCTACGGAGTAAGAGATCTCAGATCGGTACATCCAAATCCAACGGTCGAGATGGGAGGATGTGGGTGCTGCGTGCGTCCCTGATCGAGGCGCCCGTGCTGTGGGCAGGCAGGGTTTGCATCTTCTACGCTCTCCTTAGGGCTGGATTAGCCGGGTCCCACCAGAATCCGTTGGTCTCAGGTATGGCCCCTTTTTTTAACGTGTGAACACCCGCGCAGGATAGTCTGATCAGAAGCCATTTATCTCTGCGCCAGTTCTCTTTTCGCCTGCTATCGTGCGCCCATCGCGCAGGATAGCTAGTACTAGTACTGGAGGGCATTGTGGGGTCTCCTTATGCGTCCATTTCGTGCAAGTGTGGCCCTTGGTTCGTTGATCCGGACCATTGATTGTGTGGGGACAGTCACAGATGATGGATCGAGCAAAGCTCTTTCCAATTAGAAGATCACAGTCTATAAATCATTGTCCTGTCATTGGGCCATTGCTGTTTGCCttctttatatataaaaaatctcaACCGTAGATTTTGTAGTTCTCTGATTGAAAGTTAGGGACCTCCAAGCTGGGGAAGATTTGAGGAATCCGCCATACACAGTAGATTCCTTAAGATCAATGGGTCCTTACTCGTGGCTTAGTGGTGGACCCACAAgaatttcaacactaaggtcatgggtagagtacccattgaaaaaaaaataaaaatcaacggtctggatcaacgtACCTGGGTCCCATTTGTAAAATGTAGCGTTTCAGAACGCTTTTCATGTTCTAATGCAAACAGAATGCATGGTCCCACATAAACTGGGCATTTGGCATCTTGGTCCCTCGATCATGGATTAGATGATCATGACCTTCCAATTTAAGGGACGCACTGCCGCAGTTGGACTTCTCTGAGTTAGTCTGAATCATTTGGTTTTTGCCCTTTTGGATTAAGGCCTATGCATTGTAAAGGTCCATCagatgaatggtcctgatcactGGATTTTCGTACATGTCCCATTATCTTTCATGGGTACACTCCTGCCCACCATAAGTAGAATTATGCATGATGCACTGGATAGATgatctctttttattttctctctctttaggACTATTAatgggtttttattttattttttaattgttattttcatATGTTGTTAGATATAATGACAGAGACCGATGATATGGGGTTTTCAAAGTGGTTGGACAGCATGCAAGGGAGATCAGGTTCGTTggtgtttttccttttctttttgattttttaattttattttatagatatggtaatgtaggggcattttcacaccgggctcgagtggggtagcccgtgggatgcggggacactcagggtccgtgtgaagcggaacctatgtgaattggggcccacggggagatccagccaaggtcctaacccatgcgatgtggggcctgggctacgaTATAAAGGGAATGATTCACCACTCTCTAtagttcgaacttttagagcaagtggctaattgtcctacatcaaagtggtatgatgcatcaaagtggtatgaaagcgggaggtctcatgttcgaagAGTAcgcactcggggtgggtggcccgtgtgaagcggaactcatgtgaagtggggcccacgaggaggttcggccgaggtcttaaccactctctgagcttttagagcaagtggccaATTGAGTTAGGGAAATGATCCAAGTGTTGGAGATGATCTCTATAATAAATTGGGCCAACTTCTGGATGTATcggatcatctgattggtgtgatttcCACATTCCATCCCATGAAATGAATGCTGAGCCTAATAGATAGCTTCCATTGAACAATTGGATTGTCCAAGTGTCTTGATGCAGCTAGTGACACTATAACTTGTAGTGCCTtgagagcactggatcatttctctttGAGGCAGGATCAAGCAATGTTTTAAAGCCTGGATTGGAACCTGACCTACTATTGCGGCCGGTGGGTCCAACCATTGGTCCAACGACCAGTTGACTGGGGCtgttggacctgatgaacagctcGATGCGGAGGGTTTGAACTGCTTTGATCTGGTAGACTTTGAAAAATCAAGGGAACTTTTTATATGGACAATGCTCAGCCTGAGATATTGGTGTTTCATGTTTCTCATCAATGTATCTCATAGGTGGGGCGCACCTTTCTATGATCCAGACTATGGAGGGCCCCACTTTGGATGCAAATGGatgcaagaaaagaaagaaagaaagaaagaaaaacttgcATCGAACAACCCAGCGATCTGATCATTTGGGCTGCAAAGGGATGGTCAGAATGAAAACATAGCCAGCAGCCATACGCAAAAAAATTCCACGGATCAGTTGCAGGGATTTATTTGGAGGTGATATTTTGTTCATTGCCCATCCATGCTGAGCCCCACCACCACCAGATGAACAATCTGGATTCCGAAAAGAAAATGCCAGTAGCTCAGGCAAAGCATTCTATAatatcttttctttccttctggtATGGTGCTTCTATGCGGTGGAAATTCATTTAGATTGGCTTGAATTTTCCATTCTCATGTTGGTATAGTCAATCAGAGGAAAAGGATGCAGTGGATAAAAGGAAACTAGTAAGCAAATGGCATCCTACAACAAAGGGAACTCTCAAGAGGAGCTACAGAGTCCCTTCGAAATCTGAAGGTCGCCGTCTTCTCAAAGCTATTGCATCTCTGCTCTCCGACGATGATCATTTCATAGATGCCACTTCCCATAAGGTGCTTTCCTATAGTTAGTTTTCCAACAAGATGTTGAGTCCTTTGCTTTGTTGTTGTTCCCTTTGTTTCTTTCGCCTTTGTTGTTTCTCCTCTCTTCTTTTAATGAAGTTTcagttgctttaaaaaaaaaagatgttgaGTCCAGTTCATCGTGCGATGAATGGGTCTTGGCTTATAGTCACTCCACTCTACAATTGTCTGTATCGCTAGATCCAGATCTTCCATCGCTACCATAGAGGCCCATTGTAGAAAAACCAGACCAATCATGCAATTCTGACTATGGAAGCTGTAGTTCAAATGGAAGATGAAAATAGATGGGTGAAAGTCCATTTATCATATATCTAGGATCATGAAATATGTGTGGTTTTTGCATGGGGGGCATCCACTATAGTTCCCTCAAGGTCGATGGTCTTGATTGGCAATAAACCACAGCTGATTCAGAAAGATGAACTAGAAACCTCCCCTTTGATAAATCTAATCCATacattttctataaaaaaaattcctactAAGCTTCATTTTGTTAGTAACAACAATTTAAGATTCTGTTTGGGTATGGTATCCCACAAGTTTGGGATCACACCTCATTACAgtgttggtgggccccatgacctCCATGTCAGATTTGCCGCGCTAAAGGAGCTCTTTCCTCCACTAAATTGCAATTATGGGTGTGTTTAGTTTTTCCTTCGAAGACTTCCAAAATCATAATCATGCAGAGGAAAATGCCTCTTTAGCGCATCAAATCCAATGTGaaggcatgtggcccacctaattcctGATTTGGCTGTCTGCTAGTCAAACGGCCTGAGCGCCGCATATCTCATGTTAATTTGGAAGTTGTTTTTGGGTGTTTAGGGATGTCAGATTAGGAGGGAGAGTGCTCATGGAGAAACTGTGTGTTGCAACAATGTGAGAGCACTGTTTGATGAGCTCCCCACTCCACACCTTGTGGTGGAGATCACAGCCTTTCCAGCTGGCCCGCTCACAGACAAGGACTACACAAAGGCGGAGAAGCTCGAGAGGGTGCTAAGGTCTGGTCCTTCCATTTGAAGATCTTTATTTTCTTATGCTTTGTATTGTATATCCTTCCATCTGTACATATAACATGAATACAAGTTTCAGACTGTTACTTACCAACTTTCGAGTTGTCGACTCTAATCTAATCGGTCTCTTTGATTCTGATATTACATGTTGTATTTGGTCTGACCGGCTGCTGAAGGGTGTGTTTTGATGCTCTAttggattgaattgcaataaaTCAATTCAGTAAAGAGGAAATCATCAAAATGGGCGCGGCTGGATTTTATTTCTTGATGTTCACCAAACCCCTAATTGAATTGCATTTGAAGGACTTGAAACAAACACAAAGGAAATTTGGAGGCTAGTCCGTCATGATCCGCAcattggtcatttccactttacAAGCCTGACTTATTGCAATTCAATACTATAGGGCATCCAAACGCACCATAAGGCAATTTGATGTGTTCATCGGTTGAGATGTGATTGGAGAAGCCAAGAAAGAAAACAGGAGGAGAAAAATGAATGGCCATCCTTTATCTTTGGTCTGCAATTTTTAATTGCTGCATTACAAAACTCTTACCAAGGTCGCATTTGGATTAGCCCTCATATATCCTAATTGTCTATGGTAGCTTATATTTACAAATTCTTCTTCTTTCAATATCATTCATTGCTAGCTTATCTGCCACTGCATTGCCTTACTCTACAAATCGTAGGCCAATTTGGCCAACTTGGACAGCTGAGATGAGTGGACTCCATGTGAGAGGGACAGTCCTTAAGTGATGTAGGAGTCTTCATGCTGGTGAAATGATTATAGAGAAGACGATATTCCCATTATAATTACAAGAGACTTCTCATCTTTCATTTCTCACAACATTTGAACTTTTGCACTCTCTGATTTGATTTGCATTTCACACTACAAGGATTCCCTGTagaaactaagggcctgtttggatgacaCCCTTAAATTGTTTTAACCCATTTGTAATGGGTAGTAGACACAGATTTGTCTGAGGCTGCCAGGAAAGTTTCCCAACAGTTTACATTTACCCCACAATTGTGGTCCACCGGAAGAATGGATGGGCCTTTGCGCATGTGTAAAGGTATGTTCGCATGATGATGCACCTACTGGACGGGTTGGATCTCGATGCATTGGCATGTGTGCATCTCACAAAAGGATCTGGGAGCTATTTTCCCAG of the Magnolia sinica isolate HGM2019 chromosome 7, MsV1, whole genome shotgun sequence genome contains:
- the LOC131251672 gene encoding uncharacterized protein LOC131251672, with translation MLLFLYHPTAHIQSPFQWAPKQPSLTKTIFPSLENLRSKRSQIGTSKSNGRDGRMWVLRASLIEAPVLWAGRVCIFYALLRAGLAGSHQNPLVSDIMTETDDMGFSKWLDSMQGRSEEKDAVDKRKLVSKWHPTTKGTLKRSYRVPSKSEGRRLLKAIASLLSDDDHFIDATSHKGCQIRRESAHGETVCCNNVRALFDELPTPHLVVEITAFPAGPLTDKDYTKAEKLERVLRSGPSI